A DNA window from Solanum lycopersicum chromosome 3, SLM_r2.1 contains the following coding sequences:
- the LOC101256354 gene encoding pentatricopeptide repeat-containing protein At5g40400, which yields MNLTQKSIKSTCSNVELLINFNNRLNFSSLSSSNCLQILTDYNGSARPISNPLHNFLPKTQNPQNTVSLICSALKNGNNDHLSLLQKTIRDNGLICYFSDSEISRVLLRCQSDSFSALSFFNWVKNDLGVEPNTQNYCLVIHILTWTRNFSQAMKFLSELVDLKRNGMEDVDVFESLLSSSGLCNWDPVVFDMLIKAFLKVNMVKDGFRAFRKTVKHGMYPSVISVNCLLNGLSKLNYSKKCWEVYAEMGRIGVHPNSCTFNILTHVLCKDEDVNKVNDFLVKMEEEGFQPDIVTYNTLVSSYCRKGRMKDAVHLYQIMYIRGVSPDLFTYTSLINGFCKKGNVKDAHQLFLRMADRGLKPDIIVYNTLISGYCKDGMMQEARSLLHDMIGEGMYPDKFTCSVLVQGFQKQDNLVSAVNLVTELQRFRFIVSHDIYNYLITALCIENRPFAAKALIHRVSGDRYEPGNMVYGELIESFCRCNFPDEALCLKAEMVSKDLKPDIGTYRAIIKCLCKLGRSMDANSLMREMTDFDVSLDIEVCRALINGHCRENNFCEAQSLLSFFAQEFKIFDTVCYNTIVRLLSGEADIAKLMKFQDKMRKVGFAPNQLTCKYIIDGLQKAVGVHKINS from the coding sequence ATGAATTTAACGCAGAAATCAATCAAATCTACTTGTTCAAATGTAGAATTActtattaatttcaataatcGACTGAATTTTTCATCATTGTCATCGTCAAATTGTCTCCAAATTCTAACAGATTACAATGGGTCTGCAAGACCCATTTCAAACCCTCTACATAACTTTCtacctaaaacccaaaacccccaaAACACAGTGAGTCTGATATGTTCAGCTTTAAAGAATGGAAACAATGACCATTTGTCCCTCCTTCAGAAAACCATCCGAGATAATGGGCTTATTTGTTACTTCAGTGACAGTGAAATCTCAAGGGTCCTGTTGAGATGCCAGTCTGATTCATTTAGTGCTCTTAGTTTCTTTAACTGGGTTAAGAATGATTTGGGTGTGGAGCCTAACACTCAAAACTACTGTCTTGTGATTCATATACTTACTTGGACAAGGAACTTTTCACAAGCAATGAAATTTTTGTCTGAATTGGTTGATTTGAAGAGAAATGGAATGGAGGATGTGGATGTGTTTGAAAGTTTGCTTTCATCTAGTGGTTTATGTAATTGGGACCCTGTTGTGTTTGATATGCTAATTAAGGCTTTTCTCAAGGTGAATATGGTGAAAGATGGATTTAGAGCGTTTAGAAAGACGGTGAAGCATGGTATGTACCCGAGTGTTATTTCTGTGAACTGTCTTTTGAATGGTCTTTCGAAGTTGAATTATAGCAAAAAATGTTGGGAAGTTTATGCTGAAATGGGAAGAATTGGAGTGCACCCGAATTCGTGTACCTTCAATATATTAACTCATGTATTGTGCAAAGATGAAGATGTGAACAAGGTCAATGACTTCTTGGTTAAAATGGAAGAAGAAGGGTTTCAACCTGATATAGTTACGTATAATACATTAGTTAGTAGCTATTGTAGGAAAGGAAGAATGAAAGATGCAGTTCACTTGTATCAAATTATGTACATTAGAGGCGTATCACCAGATTTGTTCACATATACTTCTTTGATAAATGGCTTTTGTAAAAAGGGAAATGTGAAGGATGCTCATCAGTTGTTTTTAAGGATGGCTGACCGAGGGTTAAAACCAGATATTATTGTGTATAACACTCTTATTTCTGGTTATTGCAAAGATGGGATGATGCAAGAGGCACGTTCTCTGTTGCATGACATGATTGGAGAAGGGATGTATCCTGATAAGTTCACTTGTTCAGTTCTTGTACAAGGATTTCAAAAACAGGATAATTTGGTTTCAGCTGTGAATTTAGTCACCGAGCTTCAAAGATTTAGATTTATAGTATCTCAtgatatatacaattatcttaTTACTGCACTTTGTATTGAGAATCGACCATTTGCAGCCAAAGCTCTAATTCATCGAGTTTCTGGCGACAGATATGAGCCTGGCAATATGGTGTACGGGGAGTTGATTGAATCTTTCTGCAGATGTAATTTCCCCGATGAGGCTTTATGCTTGAAAGCAGAGATGGTATCAAAAGATTTGAAGCCTGATATTGGTACATATAGAGCTATAATTAAATGTTTGTGTAAATTAGGCCGAAGCATGGATGCTAACTCCTTGATGAGAGAAATGACTGATTTTGATGTGTCACTTGATATTGAAGTCTGTAGAGCTTTAATAAATGGTCATTGCAGGGAGAACAATTTCTGTGAGGCTCAGTCGCTGTTAAGCTTCTTTGCtcaagaatttaaaatatttgacacAGTTTGTTACAACACAATTGTCAGGCTTCTAAGTGGTGAAGCTGATATTgcaaaattgatgaaatttcaaGATAAAATGAGGAAAGTGGGTTTTGCGCCAAATCAGCTGACATGCAAGTACATTATTGATGGATTACAGAAAGCTGTCGGAGTTCACAAGATCAACAGCTGA